One window from the genome of Pseudonocardia hierapolitana encodes:
- a CDS encoding ABC transporter permease, translating into MTTAITAPALPATLRHSATLAWRGIVKTVHSPEALLDVTLQPVIFLLLFVYVFGGAISGDPQTYLQFALPGVLVQTFVFASAGTGVALADDLNTGIFDRFRSLPIGRSAPLVGAIGADLVRYLTSGLIMLVLGVVLGFRFGTNPLAVLAALGLVTAFAFALCWVFTALAMVVTQPRSVQGLSALIMLPITFGSNVFVPAATMPWWLRGFVEVNPVSKLSDAVRGLLTGGPVAGPATAALVASAVMVGIFAPLAVALYQRRT; encoded by the coding sequence ATGACGACCGCCATCACGGCACCCGCCCTCCCGGCAACCCTGCGACACAGCGCCACGCTCGCCTGGCGCGGCATCGTCAAGACGGTCCACTCGCCGGAGGCGCTGCTCGACGTCACCCTGCAGCCGGTGATCTTCCTGCTGCTGTTCGTCTACGTCTTCGGCGGCGCCATCTCCGGGGACCCGCAGACGTACCTGCAGTTCGCCCTCCCCGGCGTGCTCGTGCAGACGTTCGTCTTCGCGTCGGCCGGTACCGGGGTGGCGCTCGCCGACGACCTCAACACCGGGATCTTCGACCGGTTCCGCAGCCTGCCCATCGGGCGGTCGGCCCCGCTGGTCGGGGCGATCGGGGCCGATCTCGTCCGGTACCTCACCTCCGGGCTGATCATGCTGGTGCTCGGCGTGGTCCTCGGGTTCCGGTTCGGGACGAACCCGCTCGCCGTGCTCGCCGCGCTCGGGCTGGTCACCGCGTTCGCGTTCGCGCTGTGCTGGGTGTTCACCGCGCTCGCCATGGTGGTCACCCAGCCGAGGTCGGTGCAGGGGCTCAGCGCGCTGATCATGCTGCCGATCACCTTCGGCAGCAACGTCTTCGTCCCGGCGGCGACGATGCCGTGGTGGCTGCGGGGGTTCGTCGAGGTCAACCCCGTGTCGAAGCTCTCCGACGCCGTGCGCGGGCTGCTCACCGGCGGGCCGGTGGCGGGTCCCGCGACGGCGGCGCTGGTGGCGTCCGCCGTGATGGTCGGGATCTTCGCGCCGCTCGCGGTGGCGCTCTACCAGCGCCGGACCTAG
- a CDS encoding ATP-binding cassette domain-containing protein, with protein sequence MDCVIQAEGLVKNFTGTTALAGVDFAARRGTVLGLLGPNGSGKTTSVRVLTTLLRPDGGRARILGHDVVRDAPAVRRRIGLTGQYAAVDDALSGTDNLVLVARLLDMPRRAARARAAGLIERFGLTEAAGRLVRTYSGGMRRRLDLAVSLVGHPEVLFLDEPTTGLDPRHRGEVWDAVRALVADGVTVLLTTQYLEEADQLADDLVVLDRGRVIAAGTPATLKAEVGGQRLHVRPLYREDLPRVAGLVAETAPGAAASTDSVGELIVPGGGPGLLHRLGLRLDEAGIAIAELGLRLPSLDDVFLTLTGSATSSEIEQEVAA encoded by the coding sequence ATGGACTGTGTCATCCAGGCCGAGGGCCTGGTCAAGAACTTCACGGGGACGACGGCGCTCGCGGGCGTCGACTTCGCCGCCCGGCGCGGCACCGTGCTCGGCCTGCTCGGCCCGAACGGCTCGGGCAAGACCACGTCGGTGCGCGTCCTCACCACGCTCCTGCGCCCCGACGGCGGCCGCGCCCGCATCCTCGGGCACGACGTCGTGCGGGACGCCCCGGCCGTCCGCAGGCGGATCGGGCTCACCGGGCAGTACGCAGCCGTCGACGACGCGCTGTCCGGCACCGACAACCTCGTGCTCGTCGCCCGCCTGCTCGACATGCCACGCCGTGCGGCGCGGGCCAGGGCGGCGGGCCTGATCGAGCGGTTCGGGCTAACCGAGGCCGCGGGGCGGCTGGTGCGCACGTACTCGGGCGGCATGCGGCGCAGGCTCGACCTCGCGGTCAGCCTCGTCGGCCACCCGGAAGTGCTGTTCCTCGACGAGCCGACCACCGGCCTCGACCCCCGCCACCGCGGCGAGGTGTGGGACGCGGTACGCGCGCTCGTCGCCGACGGTGTCACGGTGCTGCTCACCACCCAGTACCTCGAGGAGGCCGACCAGCTGGCCGACGACCTCGTCGTGCTCGACCGCGGCCGGGTGATCGCCGCGGGCACCCCGGCCACGCTCAAGGCGGAGGTCGGCGGGCAGCGGCTGCACGTGCGACCGCTGTACCGCGAGGACCTCCCCCGCGTCGCTGGCCTCGTCGCCGAGACGGCTCCGGGCGCCGCGGCGAGCACCGACTCCGTGGGCGAGCTGATCGTCCCGGGCGGCGGGCCGGGGCTGCTGCACCGGCTCGGCCTGCGGCTCGACGAGGCCGGCATCGCGATCGCCGAGCTGGGGCTGCGGCTGCCGAGCCTCGACGACGTCTTCCTGACCCTGACCGGGAGCGCCACGAGCTCCGAGATCGAACAGGAGGTCGCGGCATGA
- a CDS encoding DUF4097 family beta strand repeat-containing protein, which translates to MPTFATPEPITVTLTLTLADIRLRASERTDTVVTIGPRDPSNAKDVELAERTRTEFADGHLEIRAPQPWRVLGPSRTAGALDIEIELPTGSAVHGEAWIADLHTTGELGRCDFATSMGDLTLDRTGPAKLATNSRVIVHRIGGTAEIKSAGAVRIDEVGGTTTIKNLNGATQVGRVEGDLTCRSANGDITIDTVQAAVTATTSNGGIRVDEIVRGDISLKTANGHIEIGIRPGTAARLDVHTKFGRVRNTLDAASGPGESDEVATVSTRTSHGDIVVRRPESPAAR; encoded by the coding sequence ATGCCCACATTCGCCACCCCGGAACCGATCACCGTCACGCTCACGCTCACGCTCGCCGACATCCGGCTGCGGGCGAGCGAGCGCACCGACACCGTCGTGACGATCGGACCGCGCGATCCGTCCAACGCCAAGGACGTCGAGCTCGCGGAGCGGACCCGCACCGAGTTCGCCGACGGCCACCTGGAGATCCGTGCTCCGCAGCCGTGGCGCGTGCTCGGCCCGTCCCGGACGGCCGGGGCACTCGACATCGAGATCGAGCTGCCCACGGGCTCCGCGGTACACGGCGAGGCCTGGATCGCCGACCTGCACACCACGGGTGAACTCGGACGCTGTGACTTCGCCACGTCGATGGGCGACCTCACCCTCGACCGCACGGGTCCCGCGAAGCTGGCCACGAACAGCCGGGTCATCGTGCACCGGATCGGCGGAACCGCCGAGATCAAGTCCGCGGGCGCCGTGCGCATCGACGAGGTCGGCGGCACCACGACGATCAAGAACCTGAACGGCGCCACCCAGGTCGGCCGGGTCGAGGGCGACCTCACCTGCCGGTCCGCGAACGGCGACATCACCATCGACACGGTGCAGGCGGCCGTCACGGCCACCACCTCCAACGGCGGCATCCGCGTCGACGAGATCGTTCGCGGCGACATCTCGCTCAAGACCGCCAACGGCCACATCGAGATCGGCATCCGCCCTGGTACGGCCGCGCGGCTGGACGTGCACACGAAGTTCGGCCGGGTCCGCAACACCCTCGATGCGGCCAGCGGCCCCGGGGAGTCCGACGAGGTCGCCACCGTCAGCACCCGCACCTCCCACGGAGACATCGTCGTCCGGCGCCCCGAGTCCCCCGCCGCCCGATGA
- a CDS encoding BTAD domain-containing putative transcriptional regulator encodes MIGLLGVVEARRDGAAVPLGGLRVRGLLARLALDAGHAVPVSTLIDDLWGDALPGSAANALQALVSRLRRAVGTDLVATAAGGYRLALPADAVDTTRFGELVAAASGAGDPGAGHALLGQALGCWRGPALADVRELPFAEPAAHRLAERRAAAVEERARLALLLGEPSTEIDALTAQLDAAPLRETTAALLARVLHACGRQADALAVLDRTRRRLVEDLGVDPGAELEEARLAVLRGAAAPVRRAVPPPVPALTSFVGRDRDVGRVRELLATARLVTLTGPGGAGKTRLAREAIAGRADGRAGESRVAELAALTDAHQLPAAVLAAVGEPELVVRSGEAPEPDTNARLVAALSGRRIVLVLDNCEHLVDAVAALAESLLLACPGLRVLATSREPLGIAGEVLHPVDALALADAMRLFADRAAAVRPGFALTPDVTQAVAEICRRLDGQPLPIELAAARLRTLSPAEIAARLDDRFRLLTSGARTALPRHQTLRAVVDWSWDLLAEPERAVARRLAAFAGGATAEAAERVCAGPPVTGDVFELLASLVDKSIVVAVPQPDGVPTRYRMLETIREYAGERLDEAGERRAAEAAHLGVLLELVEAAEPHLRGADQLPWLARLRAEAEEIDVALRRAVAAGDAASAHRLVAGMAWSWIIRGLFEDVARWLGAVVAMEGPAPAAARAVNWAYEALQCAIRGDGSGELEAVTAAVALADELPRPPHPTLQLTWPIHTLFVDADDGPIRRLAAEAEDPWVRAFAFNTLALAAENNGELDEQRQLLRAAHEAFRATGDRFGLGMVVHSLGELEDIAGDYAAAAGAYDESIALATELGNTDDLPLFASNRAMLDARRGDLGAARSRLRQALDLQASWLGNDGALLISLAHVERMAGDLDRARHHLAAAAATDGVDRPHRRTSLGLASAAVEVAAGDLAAARACLAEAVTASVETRDGPVIARVAEVAATLALAEGDPAAAGLLLGVAAAQRGSVDVGNPEVQVAYDRVRAALGREADEAVRGGLELPRHEGCAALVAYAGESAAR; translated from the coding sequence ATGATCGGGCTGCTCGGCGTCGTCGAGGCGCGGCGGGACGGTGCCGCCGTCCCGCTCGGCGGCCTGCGCGTGCGCGGGCTGCTGGCCCGGCTCGCGCTCGACGCCGGGCATGCGGTCCCGGTGTCGACCCTCATCGACGACCTGTGGGGCGATGCGCTGCCGGGCAGCGCCGCCAACGCGCTGCAGGCGCTGGTGTCCCGGCTGCGCCGCGCCGTCGGGACGGACCTGGTCGCCACCGCGGCCGGCGGCTACCGCCTCGCGCTGCCGGCGGACGCGGTGGACACCACGCGGTTCGGCGAGCTGGTGGCCGCCGCGAGCGGGGCGGGCGATCCGGGTGCCGGCCACGCGCTGCTCGGGCAGGCGCTCGGGTGCTGGCGCGGTCCCGCCCTCGCCGACGTGCGGGAGCTGCCGTTCGCCGAGCCCGCGGCACACCGGCTGGCCGAGCGGCGGGCGGCGGCGGTGGAGGAGCGGGCCCGGCTCGCGCTGCTGCTCGGCGAGCCGTCCACGGAGATCGACGCGCTCACCGCCCAGCTCGACGCCGCCCCGCTGCGCGAGACCACCGCCGCGCTGCTCGCCCGGGTGCTGCACGCTTGCGGTCGCCAGGCCGACGCGCTCGCGGTGCTGGATCGCACCCGCCGCCGCCTCGTCGAGGACCTGGGCGTCGACCCGGGCGCGGAGCTCGAGGAGGCCCGGCTCGCCGTGCTGCGCGGGGCCGCGGCCCCGGTGCGTCGGGCGGTGCCGCCCCCGGTCCCGGCGCTGACCAGCTTCGTCGGGCGCGACCGCGACGTGGGACGGGTTCGTGAGCTGCTCGCCACCGCCCGGCTCGTCACGCTCACCGGGCCCGGTGGTGCCGGCAAGACGCGGCTGGCGCGCGAGGCGATCGCCGGCAGGGCCGACGGAAGAGCCGGCGAATCGCGGGTGGCCGAGCTCGCCGCGCTGACCGATGCCCACCAGCTCCCGGCCGCGGTGCTCGCCGCCGTCGGCGAGCCGGAGCTCGTGGTCCGCTCCGGCGAGGCCCCCGAGCCCGATACGAACGCGCGGCTCGTCGCGGCGCTGAGCGGGCGCAGGATCGTGCTCGTGCTCGACAACTGCGAGCACCTGGTCGACGCCGTTGCGGCCCTCGCCGAGTCGCTCCTGCTCGCCTGCCCCGGACTGCGCGTGCTGGCCACCAGCCGGGAGCCGCTCGGCATCGCGGGCGAGGTGCTGCACCCCGTCGACGCGCTCGCCCTCGCCGACGCGATGCGCCTGTTCGCCGACCGCGCTGCCGCGGTGCGTCCCGGTTTCGCCCTCACCCCGGACGTGACGCAGGCCGTGGCCGAGATCTGCCGCCGGCTCGACGGACAGCCGCTGCCGATCGAGCTGGCCGCGGCACGGCTGCGCACGCTGTCCCCCGCGGAGATCGCCGCTCGCCTCGACGACCGGTTCCGGCTGCTCACCTCCGGCGCGCGCACCGCCCTTCCGCGGCACCAGACGCTGCGAGCCGTGGTCGACTGGAGCTGGGACCTGCTGGCCGAACCGGAACGGGCGGTTGCGCGCCGGCTCGCGGCGTTCGCCGGGGGCGCCACGGCCGAGGCCGCGGAGCGGGTCTGCGCCGGCCCACCCGTCACCGGGGATGTGTTCGAGCTGCTCGCATCGCTGGTCGACAAGTCCATCGTGGTCGCCGTCCCGCAACCGGACGGTGTGCCGACCCGCTACCGGATGCTGGAGACGATCCGGGAGTACGCGGGCGAACGTCTCGACGAGGCGGGGGAGCGCCGCGCCGCCGAGGCCGCGCATCTCGGGGTGCTGCTCGAGCTCGTCGAGGCCGCCGAGCCGCACCTGCGCGGTGCTGATCAGCTCCCGTGGCTCGCCCGGTTGCGCGCCGAGGCCGAGGAGATCGACGTCGCGCTGCGGCGGGCGGTCGCGGCGGGGGACGCGGCGAGCGCGCACCGGTTGGTGGCGGGCATGGCGTGGTCGTGGATCATCCGCGGCCTGTTCGAGGACGTGGCGCGCTGGCTCGGCGCCGTGGTGGCGATGGAGGGGCCCGCGCCGGCGGCCGCGCGCGCCGTGAACTGGGCGTACGAGGCGCTCCAGTGCGCCATCCGGGGCGACGGCAGCGGGGAGCTGGAGGCGGTCACGGCCGCGGTGGCGCTTGCCGACGAGCTGCCCCGTCCACCCCACCCGACGCTCCAGCTGACGTGGCCGATCCACACGCTCTTCGTCGACGCCGACGACGGGCCGATCCGTCGGCTGGCGGCCGAGGCGGAGGACCCGTGGGTGCGCGCCTTCGCCTTCAACACGCTGGCCCTCGCCGCGGAGAACAACGGCGAGCTCGACGAGCAGCGGCAGCTGCTGCGGGCGGCCCACGAAGCGTTCCGGGCCACCGGCGACCGCTTCGGCCTGGGCATGGTGGTGCACTCGCTCGGCGAGCTGGAGGACATCGCGGGGGACTACGCGGCCGCGGCGGGCGCCTACGACGAGTCGATCGCGCTCGCCACCGAGCTGGGCAACACCGACGACCTGCCGTTGTTCGCGAGCAACCGCGCCATGCTGGACGCGCGCCGCGGTGACCTCGGGGCGGCCCGCTCCCGGCTTCGCCAGGCGCTGGACCTGCAGGCGTCCTGGCTCGGCAACGACGGGGCGCTGCTGATCTCGCTCGCGCACGTCGAGCGGATGGCCGGGGATCTCGACCGGGCGCGCCACCACCTCGCGGCCGCGGCGGCGACCGACGGAGTCGACCGTCCCCACCGTCGGACGAGCCTGGGCCTCGCGAGCGCCGCCGTCGAGGTGGCCGCGGGCGACCTCGCGGCCGCCAGGGCGTGCCTCGCGGAGGCCGTCACGGCATCGGTGGAGACGCGGGACGGCCCGGTGATCGCGCGCGTCGCCGAGGTGGCCGCGACACTCGCCCTGGCGGAGGGCGATCCCGCGGCGGCCGGCCTGCTGCTCGGGGTCGCCGCCGCGCAGCGCGGATCGGTCGACGTCGGCAACCCGGAGGTGCAGGTCGCGTACGACCGCGTCCGCGCCGCACTCGGCCGGGAGGCGGACGAGGCGGTGCGCGGTGGCCTGGAACTGCCTCGCCACGAGGGCTGCGCCGCCCTCGTCGCGTACGCCGGTGAGTCGGCCGCACGCTAG
- a CDS encoding class I SAM-dependent methyltransferase translates to MTITDTSPTTTAEEFGERIFDAVLGAQLVQAAYLGDRLGYYRVLAAEPSTPPELAARTGTAERYAREWLEHQAVAGVLTVDDPAAAPAERRFRLPAGHAEVLTDVLSPNHVLPLARFVGGAGLHLDALVGAYRSGGGVSWSQLGADVREGQGAANRPLFLGALPREYLPSIPEIRAVLERGGRVADVGCGYGWSSIGIALAHPGVTVDGYDVDGPSIDVARQNAVEAGVSDRVRFHCADAATAEGRFDLVAAFECVHDMSDPVPVLATMRRIAAPDGVVLVVDERVAETFTAPGDEVEQLMYGWSITCCLPDGLAHPGSVGTGTVMRPDTLRRYARDAGFADIEVLPVDDMFFRFYRLG, encoded by the coding sequence ATGACCATCACCGACACCTCGCCCACCACGACCGCCGAGGAGTTCGGCGAGCGGATCTTCGATGCCGTGCTCGGCGCCCAGCTCGTCCAGGCCGCCTACCTGGGCGACCGCCTCGGCTACTACCGCGTCCTCGCTGCCGAGCCCTCGACCCCGCCCGAGCTGGCGGCGCGCACCGGCACCGCGGAGCGCTACGCCCGCGAGTGGCTGGAGCACCAGGCCGTGGCCGGAGTGCTCACCGTCGACGACCCGGCCGCCGCACCGGCCGAGCGGCGTTTCCGGCTCCCGGCCGGCCACGCCGAGGTGCTCACCGACGTGCTGAGCCCGAACCACGTCCTGCCGCTGGCCCGGTTCGTGGGCGGGGCGGGCCTGCACCTGGACGCGCTCGTGGGTGCCTACCGCTCGGGCGGCGGGGTGTCCTGGTCACAGCTCGGGGCGGACGTCCGCGAGGGCCAGGGCGCGGCGAACCGCCCTCTGTTCCTCGGGGCGCTGCCGCGGGAGTACCTGCCGTCCATCCCGGAGATCCGCGCCGTGCTGGAGCGCGGCGGGCGGGTCGCCGACGTCGGCTGCGGGTACGGCTGGTCGTCGATCGGCATCGCGCTCGCCCACCCGGGCGTGACCGTCGACGGTTACGACGTCGACGGTCCGTCCATCGACGTCGCCCGGCAGAACGCGGTCGAGGCCGGAGTCTCCGACCGGGTGCGGTTCCACTGCGCGGACGCCGCCACCGCAGAGGGGCGCTTCGACCTGGTGGCCGCGTTCGAGTGCGTCCACGACATGTCCGACCCCGTCCCGGTGCTCGCGACGATGCGCCGGATCGCCGCACCCGATGGCGTCGTGCTCGTCGTCGACGAGCGGGTGGCGGAGACGTTCACCGCGCCGGGCGACGAGGTCGAGCAGCTGATGTACGGCTGGAGCATCACCTGCTGCCTGCCGGACGGGCTCGCGCACCCCGGGTCCGTCGGCACCGGCACGGTGATGCGGCCGGACACCCTGCGCCGCTACGCCCGCGACGCCGGTTTCGCCGACATCGAGGTACTGCCGGTGGACGACATGTTCTTCCGCTTCTACCGCCTCGGCTGA